AGGCGGTAACTGTTTAATCTTGTTCCATCATTCAATTCAGCCTGTACTGTTACGCTATTCTTTTCATCATAGTTCGAGACCACAATCCCATAACTTCCGTTTGCTTTGTTTAAGTATACGGCATAAGGCTTATACGGCAGACCATCCATGGTTGTTACGGATGCTCCGCATGTATCGCGGAATTCACCTTCCCAGAAGTATTCCTTAAGTTCCGTCCTCAAGCAGTCCATCTTTTTGCCATATTCAACAGTAAGGGGAAAGTCATCCAATCTTCCTTTAAAATTATAGGGTTCATAGCTTATGATGTACCTGTACATCAGGCACTGGTCGACCATATTCCTGTCGTTAAAGCCTGTTATAGCCGTCATGAGCGGGGCATTAGGCAGCATATATCGCATAAGCGGAATATGCTCTTTATTCTGGCTTCTAAAATATGACAGATGATATACCTCAAACTCCCAATCATAGCATGATTCCCCTGAAAATAAAAATTCTTTGCCTTTCGGTATAAGCTTAGCGAATCTCTTGATTAGCTCTCTATCCATGGCATAAACCGGTGCCCCGTAACGGTGGCCATGCGTCTTGTCAAAGCACAGCAGTGCCGGCCCATGGTGCTGGCATTCATCGTATAGTATCCCGTCGGCTCCAAGCTCAATTATTTTTTTAAACTCTTCTTCACAGATCCTCATATATTCCTCTGAATAAAAGCACATGGGAATAAGCCTTTTTGTATTGATATCCATAAGCTGGGTTGCAGTCTGATACTGATAGCCTTCATGCATATAATAATCACCATATGGATCCTTTATTGCCAAACGTTTAAGATCCTTCCTGAACCATTCAGTTGCCCTGTCCGCCCATGTAAACTTTGAGAACAGGATTACCTTCACTCCCATAGACTGTATCTTTGCTATGGCATCCTTTAAATCCTGAAAACTTCCAAGCCTTGGATCCGGATCATGGGATGGATTCCCCTGGTCCTGACCTCCCTTATTCCAGCCTACCAGCTGTATCGCTTTCACTCCATGTTTTGCACAATCTTCCCCTATTTTCACAAGCTCCTTGAAGGTCATGCGAAGTTCATCCTCCGGGGAATTTATATGGATTTGCTGCCATGAATGCGGTTTCTTTGCCCACTCGG
This DNA window, taken from Clostridiales bacterium, encodes the following:
- a CDS encoding DUF6259 domain-containing protein, with the translated sequence MTILKNDSLELEFNMDNGALIALKSVETGWKILNRPNLGLNFRLLVPLPGRRNNPVYGEKQRITSAKVGKDGRNVSFFWDGVTSAFGGKLDIKLHMMVRLTDRQAIFTLSIENNSPYTVENVYCPYLGDVRHPEDEQHFKLFIYDYSSAREWPLWPEYQNFKGYHGVDYPTQFGSILFSGAPMVPYCLLRGDKQGLYAGICDASAELVVWNTELRPGYESSMDSRVPEGSRISGKDIATRFAAVHIPYILPGETRKLTSVALEAFTGGWQSGVDIYKNWRNGWMKTAKIPEWAKKPHSWQQIHINSPEDELRMTFKELVKIGEDCAKHGVKAIQLVGWNKGGQDQGNPSHDPDPRLGSFQDLKDAIAKIQSMGVKVILFSKFTWADRATEWFRKDLKRLAIKDPYGDYYMHEGYQYQTATQLMDINTKRLIPMCFYSEEYMRICEEEFKKIIELGADGILYDECQHHGPALLCFDKTHGHRYGAPVYAMDRELIKRFAKLIPKGKEFLFSGESCYDWEFEVYHLSYFRSQNKEHIPLMRYMLPNAPLMTAITGFNDRNMVDQCLMYRYIISYEPYNFKGRLDDFPLTVEYGKKMDCLRTELKEYFWEGEFRDTCGASVTTMDGLPYKPYAVYLNKANGSYGIVVSNYDEKNSVTVQAELNDGTRLNSYRLVDDAVWKSAEDKITIPPSSAAVIINR